From Amycolatopsis sp. cg9, one genomic window encodes:
- a CDS encoding NCS1 family nucleobase:cation symporter-1, which yields MTAAPLTENQQETSPPPDPRLWNEDLAPAKERRWKVYDIFALWMSDVHNLGNYTFAAGLFVLGLSAWQVFTALLFGFVIIYFGMNLMGRIGQRTGVPFPVVARISFGTFGANLPALIRAIIAIFWYGIQTYLASVAITLLVLAIDPGLKPLTEHGFLGLHALGWICFVALWAVQALILTRGMESVRKFQDWCGPAIWVVMIALAVWILAAGNWHISLTSSPKQLSVGEQIRQWFGAAGLILATYGTLMLNFCDFSRNAPDQKTVKRGNFWGLPINSTAFALLSVIVTAGSMQVFGEAITDPAELLSKVHNTPVLIVGALTFAVATMGVNIVANFVSPAYDLANIWPKRISFTVGGLISAVAALCVLPWKLYSSPAVVNYFLGGLGAFLGPLFGIMIVDYYLIRRGEVDVAQLFVDGGVYPRVNPRALVTFFPTAALAAVIALVPFFAPAAPYSWFIGTASSALLYFAVSRKHR from the coding sequence TTGACCGCCGCCCCGCTCACCGAGAACCAGCAAGAGACGAGCCCACCGCCGGATCCCCGGCTTTGGAACGAGGACCTGGCCCCCGCGAAGGAACGCCGGTGGAAGGTCTACGACATCTTCGCGCTGTGGATGTCCGACGTGCACAACCTCGGCAACTACACCTTCGCCGCCGGCCTGTTCGTGCTCGGCCTGTCCGCCTGGCAGGTGTTCACCGCCCTGCTGTTCGGCTTCGTGATCATCTACTTCGGCATGAACCTGATGGGCCGGATCGGCCAGCGCACCGGCGTGCCGTTCCCGGTCGTCGCGCGGATCAGCTTCGGCACGTTCGGCGCCAACCTGCCCGCGCTGATCCGCGCGATCATCGCGATCTTCTGGTACGGCATCCAGACCTACCTCGCGAGCGTCGCCATCACGCTGCTCGTGCTCGCCATCGACCCGGGCCTGAAACCGCTGACCGAGCACGGTTTCCTCGGGCTGCACGCGCTCGGCTGGATCTGCTTCGTCGCGCTGTGGGCGGTCCAGGCGCTGATCCTGACCCGCGGGATGGAGTCGGTGCGCAAGTTCCAGGACTGGTGCGGCCCGGCGATCTGGGTCGTGATGATCGCGCTCGCCGTCTGGATCCTCGCCGCCGGGAACTGGCACATTTCCCTGACCAGCAGCCCGAAACAGCTTTCGGTGGGCGAGCAGATCCGGCAGTGGTTCGGCGCCGCCGGGCTGATCCTGGCCACCTACGGCACGCTGATGCTGAACTTCTGCGACTTCTCCCGCAACGCCCCGGACCAGAAGACGGTGAAGCGCGGCAACTTCTGGGGCCTGCCGATCAACTCGACGGCGTTCGCGCTGCTGTCGGTGATCGTCACCGCGGGGAGCATGCAGGTATTCGGCGAGGCCATCACCGACCCGGCCGAGCTGCTGTCCAAGGTGCACAACACGCCGGTGCTGATCGTCGGCGCGCTGACGTTCGCCGTCGCCACGATGGGCGTCAACATCGTCGCCAACTTCGTCTCCCCCGCCTACGACCTGGCCAACATCTGGCCGAAGCGGATCTCGTTCACCGTCGGCGGGCTGATCAGCGCGGTGGCCGCGCTGTGCGTGCTGCCGTGGAAGCTGTACTCCTCACCGGCGGTGGTCAACTACTTCCTCGGCGGGCTCGGCGCGTTCCTCGGGCCGCTGTTCGGGATCATGATCGTCGACTACTACCTGATCCGGCGGGGCGAGGTCGACGTCGCGCAGCTCTTCGTCGACGGCGGGGTCTACCCGCGGGTGAACCCGCGTGCGCTGGTGACGTTCTTCCCGACCGCCGCGCTCGCCGCGGTGATCGCGCTGGTGCCGTTCTTCGCGCCGGCCGCGCCCTACTCGTGGTTCATCGGGACGGCGTCGTCGGCGCTGCTGTACTTCGCGGTCTCGAGGAAGCACCGATGA
- a CDS encoding aspartate/glutamate racemase family protein: MRIVVTNCNTTEAMTKEIEAGARAAASPGTEILARTPRWGPESAEGWLDSFLSAAAVLDLLRGLDEPFDAVVLAGFGEHGREGARELLDVPVVDITEAAAHLACLLGRRYGVVTTLDRTCGLIEDSLHAAGVAQNCVAVTGAGLGVLELTDERRTESALLTAGRRARDAGAEVLVLGCAGMTGLDRKIATMLDIPVIDGVAAAVRLAESLVALGLKTSRAGSYARPLDKRRTWPH, translated from the coding sequence ATGAGGATCGTCGTCACCAACTGCAACACCACCGAGGCGATGACGAAAGAGATCGAAGCCGGGGCCCGCGCGGCCGCGAGTCCCGGCACCGAGATCCTCGCCAGGACGCCGCGCTGGGGCCCGGAGTCGGCCGAGGGGTGGCTCGACAGCTTCCTGTCCGCCGCGGCCGTCCTGGACCTGTTGCGGGGCCTGGACGAGCCGTTCGACGCCGTCGTGCTCGCCGGGTTCGGCGAGCACGGCCGCGAGGGCGCCCGCGAGCTGCTGGACGTCCCGGTCGTCGACATCACCGAGGCCGCCGCGCACCTGGCGTGCCTGCTCGGCCGCCGCTACGGCGTGGTGACCACTTTGGACCGGACGTGCGGGCTGATCGAGGACAGCCTGCACGCCGCCGGCGTCGCGCAGAACTGCGTCGCGGTCACCGGCGCCGGGCTCGGCGTGCTGGAGCTGACCGACGAGCGCCGCACGGAATCGGCGCTGCTGACCGCCGGCCGCCGCGCGCGGGACGCCGGCGCGGAGGTGCTCGTGCTCGGCTGCGCCGGGATGACCGGGCTGGACCGGAAGATCGCGACGATGCTGGACATCCCGGTCATCGACGGCGTCGCCGCCGCGGTCCGGCTCGCGGAATCCCTGGTGGCGCTGGGACTGAAGACGAGCCGCGCGGGTTCGTACGCCCGGCCGCTGGACAAGCGGCGCACCTGGCCGCATTGA
- a CDS encoding alginate lyase family protein, translating to MRKVLGALALAASVLVPVSGTAAAATPPRTIVTDGAKLAKVKQAIRAGHATQAQRDALKVVLAKADTALAAGPWSVMDKPSAPPSGDKHDYTSQAPYWWASRPKTPENPQGCPYVSRDGQRNPEADAITDHTYRMWAWDAMYYLSLAWYYTGDAKYAKRAALDIRTWFLDPATRMHPNMTYSQIIPCKDTVSGTGIIDSTQSFSQLMDAFALLDGGAPGWTAQDRSGIKAWLGQYLTWMQTSPQAKLELAATNNHGTFLDMQNATISAYLGKKDAARKIVLDAENKRFPVQFAADGSQPLELSRTMSWHYVNFNLTAWGRMAEVGKNLGVDVWKYRAPNGVTLRKVVDQLIPGALHGAAAWPHQQIGVFDQSIAADIFHAAAEEAHDSDAAAALKQLTLPAGGDTWPVRVSCFPLDPPLK from the coding sequence GTGCGAAAAGTCCTGGGCGCGCTGGCGCTGGCGGCGAGCGTGCTGGTCCCGGTCAGCGGGACGGCGGCGGCCGCGACGCCACCGCGCACGATCGTCACCGACGGCGCCAAGCTCGCGAAGGTCAAGCAGGCGATCCGCGCCGGCCACGCCACCCAAGCCCAGCGAGACGCGCTGAAAGTGGTGCTGGCCAAGGCGGACACCGCGCTGGCCGCCGGGCCGTGGTCGGTCATGGACAAGCCGTCCGCGCCGCCGAGCGGTGACAAGCACGACTACACGAGCCAAGCGCCGTACTGGTGGGCGAGCCGGCCGAAGACGCCGGAAAACCCGCAGGGCTGCCCGTACGTCAGCCGGGACGGCCAGCGCAACCCGGAAGCCGACGCGATCACCGACCACACCTACCGGATGTGGGCCTGGGACGCGATGTACTACCTTTCGCTGGCCTGGTACTACACCGGTGACGCGAAGTACGCGAAGCGGGCGGCCCTGGACATCCGGACCTGGTTCCTCGACCCGGCCACCCGGATGCACCCGAACATGACGTACTCGCAGATCATCCCGTGCAAGGACACGGTCAGCGGCACCGGGATCATCGACTCGACCCAGTCGTTCAGCCAGCTCATGGACGCGTTCGCGCTGCTCGACGGCGGCGCGCCCGGCTGGACCGCCCAGGACCGCTCGGGGATCAAGGCGTGGCTGGGCCAGTACCTGACCTGGATGCAGACCAGCCCGCAGGCGAAGCTGGAACTGGCCGCCACCAACAACCACGGCACGTTCCTCGACATGCAGAACGCGACGATCTCCGCGTACCTCGGCAAGAAAGACGCGGCTAGGAAGATCGTCCTGGACGCGGAGAACAAGCGGTTCCCGGTGCAGTTCGCCGCCGACGGCAGCCAGCCGCTCGAACTTTCGCGCACGATGTCGTGGCACTACGTCAACTTCAACCTCACCGCGTGGGGCCGCATGGCCGAAGTGGGCAAGAACCTCGGCGTCGACGTCTGGAAGTACCGGGCCCCGAACGGCGTGACCCTGCGGAAGGTCGTCGACCAGCTGATCCCGGGCGCCCTGCACGGCGCGGCCGCCTGGCCGCACCAGCAGATCGGCGTGTTCGACCAGTCGATCGCGGCGGACATCTTCCACGCGGCGGCCGAAGAGGCGCACGACTCCGACGCGGCGGCGGCGCTCAAGCAGCTGACCTTGCCCGCGGGCGGGGACACGTGGCCGGTGCGCGTTTCCTGCTTCCCCTTGGATCCGCCGCTGAAGTGA
- a CDS encoding copper transporter, with product MISLRYHVVSIAACFLALAVGVVLGSTALNGTLLSGLAGEKKDLGSQVSDLEAQRNALNARLADADAFAGSMGPKVVAGALDKRSVVLVTTEDARPADRDALKQLIGQSGASVTGEVQLTAAFADPDKADQLRDVVTRLQPAGSKFPTAGDSGTLAGALLGSVLLLDKTTAKPQSSGEELAAAIGGLTDGGFVKAGGDVKPAQLAIVLTGAQATGDGAGDRAATIARFATQLDRSGAGAVLAGDAGSADGTGALGVVRADTSATSILSTVDNVDSSAGRVSTVLALKEQLDGGAGRYGIAGNAQAPAPGVGTPNGN from the coding sequence GTGATTTCGCTGCGCTACCACGTCGTTTCCATCGCCGCCTGCTTCCTCGCGCTGGCCGTCGGCGTCGTGCTCGGCTCGACCGCGCTGAACGGCACGCTGCTGTCCGGGCTGGCGGGGGAGAAGAAGGACCTCGGCAGCCAGGTTTCCGACCTCGAGGCGCAGCGCAACGCGCTCAACGCCCGGCTCGCCGACGCCGACGCGTTCGCCGGTTCGATGGGCCCGAAGGTCGTCGCCGGCGCGCTGGACAAGCGGTCGGTGGTGCTGGTGACCACCGAGGACGCGCGCCCGGCCGACCGGGACGCGCTGAAGCAGCTGATCGGCCAGTCCGGCGCTTCGGTGACCGGCGAGGTCCAGCTGACCGCGGCGTTCGCCGACCCCGACAAGGCCGACCAGCTCCGCGACGTCGTCACGCGGCTGCAGCCGGCCGGTTCGAAGTTCCCGACCGCGGGCGACTCCGGCACCCTCGCCGGGGCGCTCCTCGGTTCGGTGCTGCTGCTGGACAAGACCACCGCGAAGCCGCAGTCCTCGGGCGAGGAGCTCGCGGCCGCGATCGGCGGCCTCACCGATGGCGGGTTCGTCAAGGCGGGCGGGGACGTCAAGCCGGCGCAGCTGGCGATCGTGCTGACCGGCGCACAGGCGACCGGCGACGGCGCGGGCGACCGCGCGGCGACGATCGCCCGCTTCGCCACGCAGCTCGACCGCTCCGGCGCCGGCGCGGTGCTCGCGGGCGACGCCGGTTCGGCCGACGGCACCGGCGCGCTCGGCGTCGTCCGCGCGGACACCTCGGCGACGTCGATCCTGTCCACTGTGGACAACGTCGACTCGTCGGCCGGGCGGGTCAGCACGGTGCTGGCGCTGAAGGAACAGCTCGACGGCGGGGCCGGGCGCTACGGCATCGCCGGCAACGCCCAGGCCCCCGCGCCGGGGGTCGGCACCCCCAACGGCAACTGA
- the steA gene encoding putative cytokinetic ring protein SteA: MKLTGLLTRNQEPLPGITGVARVDRRTRELLRRISPGDIVVLDQLDLDRATADALVEAEVAGVVNASPSISGRFPNMGPEILVAAGIPLVDSVGGELLRTIKDGTKLRLLDGVVYIGERQVASGIEQSADSVADQMIEAKAGMSTQLEAFSANTIEFLRRERTLILDGVGVPELKAPIRDRHVLVVAGGNGHAEDLKKLKKYIAEHRPVLVGVDAGADTLRVQGYTPDIIVGDPTGIGTTTLRGGAEVVVPAAPDGHAPGVERIQDLGIGAVTFPASGNAEDLALLLADAHGASLVVTVGFQATLREFLDHGRSGSNPSTFLTRLKLGTKLVDGKAVATLHRSRVSIGAVVLLVLAAVVVVAAALLVSDVGSVYLDWLRDTWNSLFAWVKGLFT, translated from the coding sequence ATGAAGCTCACCGGCCTGCTCACGCGGAACCAAGAACCCCTCCCGGGGATCACCGGGGTCGCGCGGGTCGACCGCCGCACCCGGGAGCTCCTGCGCCGGATCAGTCCCGGTGACATCGTCGTGCTCGACCAGCTGGACCTCGACCGCGCGACGGCCGACGCCCTGGTGGAGGCGGAGGTCGCCGGCGTGGTCAACGCGTCGCCGTCGATCTCCGGCCGGTTCCCGAACATGGGCCCGGAAATCCTCGTCGCGGCCGGCATCCCGCTCGTCGACTCGGTCGGTGGCGAGCTGCTGCGCACGATCAAGGACGGCACGAAGCTGCGCCTGCTCGACGGCGTCGTCTACATCGGCGAGCGGCAGGTCGCCTCGGGCATCGAGCAGAGCGCCGACAGCGTCGCCGACCAGATGATCGAGGCCAAGGCCGGGATGTCGACGCAGCTCGAGGCGTTCTCGGCCAACACCATCGAGTTCCTGCGCCGCGAGCGCACGCTGATCCTCGACGGCGTCGGCGTGCCGGAGCTGAAGGCGCCGATCCGCGACCGGCACGTGCTGGTCGTCGCGGGCGGCAACGGGCACGCCGAAGACCTCAAGAAGCTCAAGAAGTACATCGCCGAGCACCGACCGGTGCTGGTCGGCGTCGACGCGGGCGCCGACACCCTGCGCGTGCAGGGCTACACGCCGGACATCATCGTCGGCGACCCCACCGGCATCGGCACCACCACCCTGCGCGGCGGCGCCGAGGTCGTGGTGCCCGCCGCGCCGGACGGGCACGCCCCCGGTGTCGAGCGGATCCAGGACCTCGGCATCGGCGCGGTGACGTTCCCGGCGTCCGGCAACGCCGAAGACCTCGCGCTGCTGCTGGCCGACGCGCACGGCGCGAGCCTCGTCGTCACCGTCGGGTTCCAGGCGACCCTGCGCGAATTCCTCGACCACGGCCGGTCCGGTTCGAACCCGTCGACGTTCCTGACCCGGCTGAAGCTCGGCACGAAGCTCGTCGACGGGAAAGCGGTGGCGACGCTGCACCGCAGCCGGGTGTCGATCGGCGCGGTCGTCCTGCTCGTGCTCGCCGCGGTCGTGGTGGTCGCCGCGGCCCTGCTGGTGTCCGACGTGGGCTCGGTCTACCTGGACTGGCTCCGCGACACCTGGAATTCGCTCTTCGCCTGGGTCAAGGGATTGTTCACGTGA
- a CDS encoding DUF1266 domain-containing protein → MILPPPADVEAQLAASRRDGDLDRYLGLLAGEELFVPIRRVDARSILDERAETFPNVYFETGGDEFLQVFTRGALPDFGPDVVAMSGALDWAVDGVGRHERVVFNRGTRGEWRLPGATLQPWLDAHLDDVTPLEEQVERLITAPYGHLEGPIAHALACGAHLAVLDATPWNVLDARFHDYVAEVRGLRDWWSVPDPPGWRATMTRLIGDGYALTPGNLVLMLRLRFAAEYGLPGGEFDPLTWAGLVDRWCAENDAADQADELRQTVRRVSRYEQRFRADGLVDADGFVTTALSWDVGRAVAIARAGLAAGYCDALTAELMVLEAGSLARRYHQSWADLSAGYVMGRVLHAEGDDFGEWYPATVRVHHQLLQDPASPWLNLDFGSLSEESDA, encoded by the coding sequence GTGATCCTGCCGCCGCCCGCCGACGTCGAAGCCCAGCTCGCCGCCTCGCGGCGGGACGGGGACCTCGACCGCTACCTCGGTCTCCTCGCCGGCGAGGAGCTGTTCGTGCCGATCCGGCGGGTGGACGCCCGCAGCATCCTCGACGAGCGGGCCGAGACGTTCCCGAACGTCTACTTCGAGACCGGCGGCGACGAGTTCCTGCAGGTCTTCACCCGCGGTGCGCTACCCGACTTCGGCCCGGACGTCGTGGCCATGAGCGGCGCGCTGGACTGGGCGGTCGACGGCGTCGGGCGGCACGAGCGGGTCGTGTTCAACCGCGGCACCCGCGGGGAGTGGCGGCTGCCGGGAGCGACGCTGCAGCCGTGGCTCGACGCGCACCTCGACGACGTCACGCCGCTGGAGGAGCAGGTCGAGCGGCTGATCACCGCGCCGTACGGGCACCTCGAAGGGCCGATCGCGCACGCGCTCGCCTGCGGCGCGCACCTGGCGGTCCTGGACGCCACGCCGTGGAACGTCCTGGACGCGCGCTTCCACGACTACGTCGCCGAGGTCCGGGGCCTGCGCGACTGGTGGAGCGTGCCCGACCCGCCGGGCTGGCGCGCGACGATGACCCGGCTGATCGGCGACGGCTACGCGCTGACGCCCGGCAACCTGGTGCTCATGCTGCGCCTGCGGTTCGCCGCCGAGTACGGGCTGCCGGGCGGCGAGTTCGACCCGCTGACCTGGGCCGGGCTGGTGGACCGGTGGTGCGCGGAGAACGACGCCGCCGACCAAGCCGACGAACTGCGCCAGACCGTCCGCCGGGTGTCCCGCTACGAGCAGCGGTTCCGCGCCGACGGCCTGGTCGACGCGGACGGGTTCGTGACGACGGCGCTGTCCTGGGACGTCGGCCGGGCGGTCGCCATCGCCCGCGCCGGGCTGGCGGCCGGCTACTGCGACGCGCTGACCGCCGAGCTGATGGTGCTCGAGGCCGGCTCGCTCGCGCGCCGCTACCACCAGTCATGGGCCGACCTGTCCGCCGGGTACGTCATGGGCCGGGTGCTGCACGCCGAGGGGGACGACTTCGGCGAGTGGTACCCGGCGACCGTGCGGGTCCACCACCAGCTCCTTCAGGACCCGGCGAGCCCCTGGCTGAACCTCGACTTCGGCTCGCTGTCGGAGGAGTCCGACGCCTGA
- a CDS encoding zinc-binding alcohol dehydrogenase family protein, whose translation MRAVVLREPGPVENLELKELPLPEVEPGWVRIAVKAFGLNRSELHTRLGLAEGVTFPRVPGIEAVGIVDAGGGFEPGQQVATMMGGMGRTFDGGYAEYTVVPERQVIPFRSELPWEVLGQVPETLQTAYGSLTTGLDLREGQTLLIRGGTAALGFATAALAKDLGATVFATTRQRDRLETLRAHGVDHPLLDDGDIARQVREIVPDGVDAALELVGTPTLPDTLNATRVHGTVCFTGMLSNQWTVKNFYPIGYLPAGVRLTAYGGEADDLPAPVLQRHLDRIADGEASLGPAKVYSMDEIRQAHDDLEHNRTAGKLVVLTGRSEGAAP comes from the coding sequence ATGCGCGCGGTGGTACTCCGGGAACCCGGGCCGGTCGAGAACCTCGAACTGAAGGAGCTCCCGCTGCCGGAGGTGGAACCCGGCTGGGTGCGGATCGCCGTGAAGGCGTTCGGGCTCAACCGGTCGGAGCTGCACACCCGGCTCGGGCTCGCCGAAGGCGTCACGTTCCCGCGGGTGCCCGGGATCGAGGCCGTCGGGATCGTCGACGCCGGTGGCGGGTTCGAGCCCGGGCAGCAGGTCGCCACGATGATGGGCGGGATGGGCCGCACCTTCGACGGCGGCTACGCCGAATACACCGTGGTCCCCGAGCGCCAGGTCATCCCGTTCCGCTCCGAGCTGCCCTGGGAGGTCCTCGGCCAGGTCCCGGAGACGCTCCAGACCGCGTACGGCTCCCTCACCACCGGGCTGGACCTGCGCGAAGGGCAGACCCTGCTGATCCGCGGCGGCACCGCGGCCCTCGGGTTCGCCACCGCCGCACTGGCGAAAGACCTCGGCGCCACCGTCTTCGCCACCACGCGGCAGCGGGACCGCCTCGAAACCCTGCGCGCCCACGGCGTCGACCACCCGCTCCTGGACGACGGCGACATCGCCCGGCAGGTCCGGGAGATCGTCCCGGACGGCGTCGACGCCGCGCTCGAACTCGTCGGGACGCCGACCCTGCCGGACACCCTGAACGCCACCCGTGTGCACGGGACCGTCTGCTTCACCGGCATGCTGTCGAACCAGTGGACGGTCAAGAATTTTTATCCGATCGGCTACCTTCCCGCCGGGGTGCGGCTGACCGCTTATGGTGGTGAGGCGGACGACCTGCCCGCCCCCGTCCTCCAGCGCCACCTCGACCGGATCGCCGACGGCGAAGCGAGCCTCGGCCCGGCCAAGGTGTACTCGATGGACGAGATCCGGCAGGCGCACGACGACCTGGAGCACAACCGGACGGCGGGCAAGCTCGTCGTGCTGACCGGCCGATCGGAGGGAGCCGCCCCGTGA
- a CDS encoding MarR family winged helix-turn-helix transcriptional regulator, with translation MSLSRDHDAAWRGFLRSSALLLRVLDAELRAAHGMSHRTYDALVQLSEAPDRRLRMKDLADALVHSASGLTRVVDGLESAGYARREPDPANRRSTLVVLTPAGLAALESAWPTHVRGVQRHFAGHVSREQARVLAEVFRGITADLD, from the coding sequence GTGAGCCTGTCCCGAGACCACGACGCGGCGTGGCGCGGTTTCCTGCGTTCGTCGGCGCTGCTGCTGCGCGTGCTCGACGCCGAACTGCGGGCGGCGCACGGGATGTCGCACCGCACGTACGACGCGCTGGTCCAGCTTTCGGAGGCGCCGGACCGGCGGCTGCGCATGAAAGACCTCGCCGACGCGCTCGTGCACAGCGCGAGCGGGCTGACCCGGGTCGTGGACGGCCTCGAGTCCGCGGGCTACGCGCGGCGCGAACCGGACCCGGCGAACCGCCGGTCCACGCTGGTGGTGCTGACCCCCGCTGGTCTCGCCGCTCTGGAGTCGGCGTGGCCCACGCACGTGCGCGGGGTCCAGCGCCACTTCGCCGGCCACGTCAGCCGGGAGCAGGCGCGCGTGCTCGCGGAGGTGTTCCGCGGCATCACCGCGGACCTGGACTGA
- the recN gene encoding DNA repair protein RecN — translation MLAEMRIQGLGVIEDALLELHAGFTVVTGETGAGKTMVVTGLHLLSGGRAEVSKVRTGMLKAFVEGRFTYAGVEGAERIVTDSGADVDEDGSVIALRAVAVDGRSRAHLGGRSVPVGVLAELSEQLIAVHGQNDQLRLLRPAEQRAVIDRFAGDAVAKPLSAYQEVRAEWLAVIAELTERSTRSREMAQQADLLKHGLTEIDAVAPEPGEDVELTEQIKRLAAVDELRATATEAHVAVSGSPDGDPDAPGAAGLVSEALRRLSTSEDSVLRDLAPRLEEASVLLADVGAELGSYVETLDADPALLEKVLARQADLKRLTRKYAADVDGVLAWADDARRRLESMDTSEEALSGLALRRDQLGVQLSAHAAEVSAAREKAAAELAAEITRELSGLAMGQAAIEVTVEQRPAEHGDTHALTIDGRAVHAGADGVDDVELLLRAHDGAPPLPVHKAASGGELSRVMLAIEVVLAHADTVQTLVFDEVDAGVGGRAAVEIGRRLARLARTHQVLVVTHLPQVAAFADQHLVVDKGHKGGVTRSGVKNLKQAERVSELARMLAGMDNETGRAHAEELLATAEKDKAEFTPKRKRAAKKK, via the coding sequence GTGCTGGCCGAGATGCGCATCCAGGGCCTCGGAGTCATCGAGGACGCCCTGCTGGAACTGCACGCGGGCTTCACCGTCGTGACCGGTGAGACGGGTGCCGGGAAGACCATGGTCGTCACCGGGCTGCACCTGCTGTCCGGGGGCCGGGCCGAGGTGTCCAAGGTCCGGACGGGGATGCTCAAGGCGTTCGTCGAAGGGCGGTTCACCTACGCCGGTGTCGAAGGCGCCGAGCGGATCGTCACCGATTCGGGTGCCGACGTGGACGAGGACGGCAGCGTGATCGCGCTGCGGGCGGTCGCTGTCGACGGGCGGTCGCGCGCCCACCTCGGCGGGCGGTCCGTGCCCGTCGGCGTGCTCGCGGAGCTGTCCGAACAGCTGATCGCGGTGCACGGGCAGAACGACCAGCTCCGGCTGCTGCGCCCGGCCGAGCAGCGCGCGGTGATCGACCGGTTCGCCGGGGACGCCGTGGCGAAGCCGCTGAGCGCCTACCAGGAGGTCCGGGCGGAGTGGCTGGCGGTGATCGCCGAGCTGACCGAACGGTCGACGCGCTCGCGGGAGATGGCCCAGCAGGCCGACCTGCTCAAGCACGGGCTCACCGAGATCGACGCCGTCGCGCCCGAGCCGGGCGAGGACGTCGAGCTCACCGAGCAGATCAAGCGGCTCGCGGCGGTCGACGAGCTGCGCGCGACCGCGACCGAGGCGCACGTCGCCGTTTCCGGTTCCCCCGACGGCGATCCGGACGCCCCCGGTGCGGCCGGCCTGGTCTCGGAAGCGCTGCGGCGGCTTTCGACGTCCGAGGACTCCGTGCTGCGTGACCTGGCGCCGCGGCTCGAGGAGGCGTCGGTGCTGCTCGCCGACGTCGGGGCCGAGCTGGGCAGCTACGTCGAGACGCTGGACGCCGACCCGGCGCTGCTGGAGAAGGTCCTGGCCCGCCAGGCCGACCTCAAGCGGCTGACCCGCAAGTACGCGGCTGACGTCGACGGCGTGCTCGCCTGGGCCGACGACGCCCGGCGCCGGCTGGAGTCGATGGACACGTCGGAGGAGGCGCTGTCCGGTTTGGCGCTGCGGCGCGACCAGCTCGGGGTGCAGCTGTCCGCGCACGCCGCCGAGGTGTCGGCGGCGCGGGAGAAGGCGGCGGCCGAGCTGGCCGCGGAGATCACCCGCGAGCTGTCCGGCCTCGCGATGGGCCAGGCGGCGATCGAGGTCACGGTCGAGCAGCGTCCCGCCGAACACGGCGACACGCACGCGCTGACCATCGACGGCCGCGCGGTGCACGCGGGCGCGGACGGCGTCGACGACGTCGAGCTGCTGCTGCGTGCCCACGACGGAGCCCCGCCGCTGCCGGTGCACAAGGCGGCGTCCGGCGGTGAGCTGTCGCGGGTGATGCTGGCGATCGAGGTGGTCCTGGCCCACGCCGACACGGTGCAGACGCTGGTGTTCGACGAGGTGGACGCCGGTGTCGGCGGCCGCGCGGCGGTCGAGATCGGCCGCCGGCTGGCGCGGCTGGCGCGCACCCACCAGGTCCTGGTGGTGACGCACCTGCCGCAGGTGGCGGCCTTCGCCGACCAGCACCTGGTGGTGGACAAGGGCCACAAGGGCGGCGTGACGCGCAGCGGCGTGAAGAACCTGAAGCAGGCCGAGCGGGTCAGCGAGCTCGCCCGGATGCTCGCCGGGATGGACAACGAGACCGGGCGGGCGCACGCGGAGGAACTGCTGGCCACGGCGGAGAAGGACAAGGCCGAGTTCACGCCGAAGCGGAAGCGGGCGGCGAAGAAGAAGTAG